From Sphingomonas bisphenolicum, one genomic window encodes:
- a CDS encoding PhoH family protein, translated as MGKKPNQHHREPVAEKARLEVTFEKPHLLGTLFGQYDRNLVAIENRLGVYIAARGNKLQIEGEAQAAARARDVMTGLYNRIVAGQEIDAGAVEAVIAMSSEPTLDGIIRTDVAEPPKVMIRTRKKTIVPRSATQVTYMEALNRNDIIFALGPAGTGKTYLAVAQAVSQLITGSVDRLILSRPAVEAGEKLGFLPGDMKEKVDPYLRPIYDALHDTLPAEQVERRIASGEIEIAPLAFMRGRTLANAFIVLDEAQNTTIAQMKMFLTRFGEGSRMVICGDPKQVDLPQPGISGLADAVARLQGVEGIAMVPFGIADVVRHPVVGRIVEAYEGPDA; from the coding sequence ATGGGCAAGAAACCGAACCAACATCATCGCGAGCCCGTCGCCGAAAAGGCGCGACTGGAAGTCACCTTCGAAAAGCCGCATCTGCTGGGCACCTTGTTCGGCCAATACGACCGCAATCTGGTGGCGATCGAAAATCGGCTGGGCGTCTATATCGCCGCGCGCGGGAACAAGTTGCAGATCGAGGGCGAGGCGCAGGCCGCCGCCCGCGCCCGCGACGTGATGACCGGCCTCTACAACCGCATCGTCGCGGGACAGGAAATCGACGCCGGCGCGGTCGAGGCGGTGATCGCCATGTCGTCCGAACCCACGCTGGACGGCATCATCCGCACCGATGTCGCCGAACCGCCCAAGGTGATGATCCGCACGCGCAAGAAGACGATCGTGCCGCGCTCCGCGACGCAGGTCACCTATATGGAGGCGCTCAATCGCAACGACATCATTTTCGCGCTGGGGCCGGCAGGCACCGGCAAGACCTATCTGGCCGTGGCGCAGGCGGTCAGCCAGCTCATCACCGGCAGCGTCGACCGGCTGATCCTGTCGCGTCCCGCAGTGGAAGCAGGCGAGAAGCTGGGATTCCTGCCCGGCGACATGAAGGAGAAGGTCGATCCCTATCTCCGCCCGATCTACGATGCGCTGCACGACACGCTGCCGGCCGAACAGGTCGAACGGCGGATCGCGAGCGGCGAGATCGAGATCGCGCCGCTGGCCTTCATGCGCGGACGGACGCTGGCCAATGCCTTCATCGTACTGGACGAGGCGCAGAACACGACCATCGCCCAGATGAAGATGTTCCTGACCCGCTTCGGCGAAGGCAGCCGGATGGTCATTTGCGGCGACCCCAAGCAGGTCGATCTGCCGCAGCCGGGCATATCCGGGCTGGCCGATGCGGTCGCGCGATTGCAGGGCGTGGAAGGCATCGCGATGGTGCCGTTCGGCATCGCCGACGTCGTCCGGCATCCCGTGGTCGGCCGGATCGTGGAGGCCTATGAGGGGCCGGATGCCTGA
- the ybeY gene encoding rRNA maturation RNase YbeY — MIEVAVLHDEGWPGVDWDFVAQRAVAAAIAHSPYAAFATDEALYEIAVKLTSDAEVHQLNRAYRDKDKPTNVLSFPMVQDDLLEVTANTDDGEVLLGDIVLAEGVCVAEAAEKGISVADHATHLIVHGTFHLLGYDHMDDNEAEAMEALEIAALLSMGLSDPYGDRATGE; from the coding sequence ATGATTGAAGTCGCTGTTCTTCATGACGAAGGCTGGCCGGGTGTCGATTGGGACTTTGTGGCCCAGCGCGCCGTGGCGGCGGCCATTGCGCATAGCCCCTATGCCGCCTTCGCGACCGACGAGGCGCTGTATGAAATCGCGGTCAAGCTGACCAGCGACGCGGAGGTGCATCAGCTCAACCGCGCCTATCGCGACAAGGACAAGCCGACCAACGTCCTGTCCTTTCCGATGGTGCAGGACGACCTGCTGGAAGTGACCGCCAATACCGACGACGGCGAAGTGCTGCTGGGCGATATCGTGCTGGCGGAAGGCGTCTGCGTCGCCGAAGCGGCGGAAAAAGGCATATCGGTGGCCGATCATGCCACGCATCTGATCGTCCACGGGACTTTTCATTTGCTTGGATATGACCATATGGACGACAATGAGGCCGAAGCGATGGAAGCGCTGGAGATTGCAGCGCTGCTGAGCATGGGTCTTTCCGATCCCTATGGGGATCGCGCAACTGGGGAATAA